In Mariluticola halotolerans, one DNA window encodes the following:
- a CDS encoding ABC transporter permease subunit, with amino-acid sequence MTDQTSTTPAAPMPDTRLQMLAEFWHYFRQNTGAVIGLVVFVLLVLVAIFAPVLAPHEPNQQYRDALLTPPFWVEGGSTTFLLGTDAVGRDMLSRLIHGSRYSLMIGLFVVSIALIFGIGIGLLAGYFRGWVDVMIMRVMDVILAFPPLLLALVLVAILGPGLFNAMIAIALVLQPHFARLTRAAVMGEGNRDYVTSAKMAGAGHLRLMFVTILPNCLGPLIVQATLSFSGAILEAAALGFLGMGAQPPTPEWGTMLAEAREFILRAWWVVTFPGLAILITVLAINLVGDGLRDALDPKLKRS; translated from the coding sequence ATGACTGATCAAACCTCAACAACGCCCGCGGCACCGATGCCTGATACCCGCCTGCAAATGCTGGCTGAGTTCTGGCATTATTTCCGCCAGAACACTGGGGCGGTCATTGGCCTTGTCGTTTTTGTGCTTTTGGTGCTGGTGGCAATTTTCGCGCCGGTTCTGGCCCCGCATGAACCCAACCAGCAATATCGTGATGCGCTGCTGACCCCGCCCTTCTGGGTTGAGGGGGGCAGTACCACATTCCTGCTCGGCACCGATGCTGTGGGGCGCGATATGCTGTCGCGGCTCATTCACGGCTCGCGCTATTCGCTGATGATCGGTCTGTTCGTGGTCTCGATTGCGCTGATTTTTGGCATTGGTATTGGCCTGTTGGCGGGGTATTTCCGCGGCTGGGTCGATGTGATGATCATGCGGGTGATGGATGTCATTCTGGCGTTTCCGCCCTTGCTGCTGGCCCTGGTGCTGGTGGCTATTCTCGGGCCAGGCCTGTTCAACGCGATGATTGCCATTGCGCTGGTGTTACAGCCGCATTTTGCCCGTTTGACCCGGGCCGCGGTAATGGGCGAAGGCAATCGTGATTATGTCACCTCGGCCAAGATGGCCGGGGCCGGGCACTTGCGGCTGATGTTTGTGACCATCCTGCCCAATTGTCTCGGGCCGTTGATCGTGCAGGCAACGCTTTCATTCTCCGGGGCCATTCTGGAAGCGGCAGCGCTTGGCTTTCTCGGCATGGGCGCGCAGCCGCCCACCCCTGAATGGGGCACGATGCTCGCTGAAGCGCGCGAATTCATTTTGCGGGCCTGGTGGGTTGTGACCTTCCCCGGCCTTGCCATCCTTATCACCGTGCTGGCGATCAATCTGGTCGGCGATGGTCTGCGCGATGCGCTTGACCCGAAGCTGAAACGGAGTTGA